CAGTTCGCACTACTACAGACAACATTGGTACTGGTGGGGAGAAGCCCACTACCGCACCAAAGGGGGTAAGCTGCAACTCACCTCCATCCCCAAAGAGGAGTGGAAGGTAGTGGAAGATGCCGCCCTCAAGTACTGGGACGAGATCGCCGCCAAGAGTCCCACGAATGCCAAGGTGGTAAAAATACTCAAAGAATATAACCAAACCATGATTGAGGCCGGTCCTCCCTACCGGTATTGATGAACCGGGAACTAAGTGTTAAAGGTCGCTTTACCTTTCCCGGTTTCGACGCAGGACCAGCCGGGAAAGGTAAATATCTAAAACCTAAATTGAGCGATTTATTACGAGAGCTGTGCCGGGATGATGCATCAGGGTTCGCGAAAACCTCGGGAATACCTGTGAAAATGTCGATGGTTTTTCGCGGACCCTTGCTGCGCAAAATGGCCGGTGCGGGTCAAGTAAGAAATTCGCTCAATTTGATTTAGGGTAAAAGATCTGGAAGAAAGGGATTAGCATGCTTAAACCAATAAAAGCCTTCGTGCGTTATACCGACGCAGTAAACACGAAGGTAGGTAGGGCCTCGATGTATATGATCTTCGCCATGATGGGCATCCTGCTGTTTGAATCTATATCCCGAACCATCTTTAATTGGCCCCACATATGGGTAGTGGAGATAGCGCAGTTCATTATGGCCGCTTATTATTTACTGGGCGGCGGCTACTCCATGATTCTGGACGGGCATGTCAGGATGGATCTCGTCTATGGTCCGTTGTCGGCGAAAAGGCAGGCGTTGGCCGATGTAATTACGGCTCCCGTCCTTATCTTCTACCTGGTGTTTCTCCTTTACGGCGCCATTTCCAGCATTGAATATGCGATTACATACGGACAGGTCAATTATACCCCATGGGGGCCGCCTTTGGCTCCCATCAAGATTATTATGGGAATCGGAATTCTGCTGATGCTGCTTCAGGCGGTCGCTATCTTCTTCAAGGACCTGGCAAAGGCCAGAGGGGAGAAGATATCATGAGTTATGAACTGATTGCCATTCTGATATTCACCTCGATGCTGCTCATGCTTCTCACCGGGCAACGTATCTTTGCTGCTATCGGCGGTGTCGCCACTCTTTTCGCCCTGCTCCTTTGGGGGAAGGGTGCTGCGGAGATGCCGTTCAACGCAAGCTTCGTTCTGCTGAACTGGTATCCGCTCCTGACCCTGCCGTTATTCATCTATATGGGGTATATGTTTTCCGAGTCCGGAATAGCGAGCGATCTCTACCGCATGTTCCATGTCTGGATGGGGCCGCTCCATGGGGGTTTGGCCATCGGAACCATCGGCCTGATGGTCGCCATATCGGCCATGAACGGGTTAAGTGTGGCCGGCATGGCCATCGGCGCCAGTATCGCCATGCC
This window of the Desulfobacterales bacterium genome carries:
- a CDS encoding TRAP transporter small permease subunit codes for the protein MYMIFAMMGILLFESISRTIFNWPHIWVVEIAQFIMAAYYLLGGGYSMILDGHVRMDLVYGPLSAKRQALADVITAPVLIFYLVFLLYGAISSIEYAITYGQVNYTPWGPPLAPIKIIMGIGILLMLLQAVAIFFKDLAKARGEKIS